Proteins co-encoded in one Neofelis nebulosa isolate mNeoNeb1 chromosome 2, mNeoNeb1.pri, whole genome shotgun sequence genomic window:
- the TAS1R3 gene encoding taste receptor type 1 member 3 isoform X2, whose protein sequence is MPGLELLGLTALLGLTALLDHGEGATLCLSQQLRMQGDYVLGGLFPLGSAEDTGLGDRLQPNATVCTRFSSLGLLSALAVKMAVEEINNGSALLPGLHLGYDLFDTCSEPTVAMKPSLMFMAKAGSRNIAAYCNYTRYQPRVLAVIGPHSSELALVTGKFFSFFLVPQVSYGASTDRLSNREIFPSFFRTVPSDQVQVAAMAELLQELGWNWVAAVGSDDEYGRQGLSLFSGLANARGICIAHEGLVPPPPGSLRLGALRGLLRQVNQSSVQVVVLFSSAHAARTLFSYSIRCKLSPKVWVASEAWLTSDLVMTLPGMPGVGTVLGFLQQGAPMPEFPSYVRTRLALAADPAFCASLDAEQPGLEEHVVGPRCPQCDHVTLENLSAGLLHHRTFAAYAAVYGVAQALHNTLRCNASGCPRREPVRPWQLLENMYNVSFRARGLALQFDASGNVNVDYDLKLWVWQDPTPKLRTVGTFKGRLELWRSQMCWHTPGKQQPVSQCSRQCKEGQVRRVKGFHSCCYDCVDCKAGSYQRNPDDLLCTQCDQDQWSPDRSTRCFPRKPMFLAWGEPAVLLLLTLLALVLGLALAALGLFLWHSDSPLVQASGGPRACFGLACLGLVCLSVLLFPGQPGPASCLAQQPLFHLPLTGCLSTLFLQAAEIFVGSELPPSWAEKMRGRLRGPWAWLVVLLAMLAEAALCAWHLVAFPPEVVTDWRVLPTEALVHCHVHSWISFGLVHATNAMLAFLCFLGTFLVQSRPGRYNGAHGLTFAMLAYFITWISFVPLFANVHVAYQPAVQMGAILLCALGILATFHLPKCYLLLQRPELNTPEFFLEDNARAQGSSWGQGRGESGQKQVTPDPVTSPQ, encoded by the exons ATGCCCGGCCTCGAACTCCTGGGCCTCACGGCTCTCCTGGGCCTCACGGCTCTCTTGGACCATGGGGAGGGCGCAACGTTGTGCTTGTCACAGCAGCTCAGGATGCAGGGGGACTATGTGCTGGGTGGGCTCTTCCCGCTGGGCTCTGCCGAGGATACAGGTCTTGGCGACAGGCTGCAGCCCAATGCTACCGTGTGCACCAG GTTCTCGTCTCTGGGCCTGCTCTCGGCACTGGCCGTGAAGATGGCGGTGGAGGAGATCAACAACGGGTCTGCCCTGCTGCCCGGGCTGCACCTGGGCTATGACCTCTTTGACACGTGTTCAGAGCCCACGGTGGCCATGAAGCCCAGCCTCATGTTCATGGCCAAAGCAGGCAGCCGCAACATTGCCGCCTACTGCAATTACACACGGTACCAGCCCCGCGTGCTGGCCGTCATCGGGCCCCACTCATCCGAGCTCGCCCTCGTCACCGGCAAGTTCTTCAGCTTCTTCCTTGTGCCTCAG GTCAGCTACGGCGCCAGCACCGACCGGCTGAGCAACCGGGAGATCTTCCCGTCCTTCTTCCGCACGGTGCCCAGCGACCAAGTGCAGGTGGCGGCCATGGCGGAGCTGCTGCAGGAGCTCGGATGGAACTGGGTGGCGGCGGTGGGTAGTGACGACGAGTATGGCCGGCAGGGCCTGAGCCTCTTCTCCGGCCTGGCCAACGCCAGGGGCATCTGCATCGCGCACGAGGGCCTGGTGCCACCGCCACCAGGCAGCCTGCGGCTGGGCGCCCTACGGGGCCTGCTGCGCCAGGTGAACCAGAGCAGCGTGCAGGTGGTGGTGCTGTTCTCCTCCGCCCACGCGGCCCGCACCCTCTTCAGCTACAGCATCCGCTGCAAGCTCTCACCCAAGGTGTGGGTGGCCAGTGAGGCCTGGCTGACCTCAGACCTGGTCATGACGCTGCCCGGCATGCCTGGGGTGGGCACCGTGCTGGGCTTCCTGCAGCAGGGCGCCCCGATGCCGGAGTTCCCATCCTACGTGCGGACCCGCCTGGCCCTGGCCGCTGACCCTGCCTTCTGCGCCTCGCTGGACGCTGAACAGCCAGGCCTGGAGGAGCACGTGGTGGGGCCACGCTGCCCCCAATGTGACCACGTCACGCTAGAGAACCTGTCTGCGGGGCTGCTGCACCACCGGACCTTCGCTGCCTACGCGGCTGTGTATGGCGTGGCCCAGGCCCTTCACAACACACTGCGCTGCAATGCCTCGGGCTGCCCCAGGCGGGAGCCTGTGCGGCCCTGGCAG CTCCTAGAGAACATGTACAACGTGAGCTTCCGTGCTCGCGGCCTGGCACTGCAGTTCGACGCCAGCGGGAACGTGAATGTTGATTACGACCTGAAACTGTGGGTGTGGCAGGACCCGACGCCCAAGCTGCGCACCGTAGGCACCTTCAAGGGCCGCCTGGAGCTCTGGCGCTCTCAGATGTGCTGGCACACGCCGGGGAAGCAG CAGCCCGTGTCCCAGTGCTCCCGGCAGTGCAAGGAGGGCCAGGTGCGCCGCGTGAAGGGCTTCCACTCTTGCTGTTACGACTGCGTGGACTGCAAGGCGGGCAGTTATCAGCGCAACCCAG ATGACCTCCTCTGCACCCAGTGTGACCAGGACCAGTGGTCCCCAGACCGGAGCACACGCTGCTTCCCCCGCAAGCCCATGTTCCTGGCATGGGGGGAGCCAGCTGTGCTGCTACTGCTCACGCTGCTGGCTCTGGTGCTGGGCCTGGCGCTGGCGGCCCTGGGGCTCTTCCTCTGGCACTCGGACAGCCCGCTGGTTCAGGCCTCAGGTGGGCCACGGGCCTGCTTTGGCCTGGCCTGCCTGGGCCTGgtctgcctcagtgtcctcctgtTCCCTGGCCAGCCGGGCCCTGCCAGCTGCCTGGCCCAGCAGCCACTGTTCCACCTCCCACTCACTGGCTGCCTGAGCACACTTTTCCTGCAAGCGGCCGAGATATTTGTGGGGTCGGAGCTGCCACCAAGCTGGGCTGAGAAGATGCGTGGCCGCCTGCGGGGGCCCTGGGCCTGGCTGGTGGTGCTGCTTGCTATGCTGGCAGAAGCCGCATTGTGTGCCTGGCACCTGGTAGCCTTCCCGCCAGAGGTGGTGACGGACTGGCGGGTGCTGCCCACAGAGGCGCTGGTGCACTGCCACGTGCACTCCTGGATCAGCTTCGGCCTGGTGCATGCCACTAACGCCATGCTGgccttcctctgcttcctgggCACTTTCCTGGTGCAGAGCCGGCCAGGCCGCTACAATGGTGCCCACGGCCTCACCTTTGCCATGCTGGCCTACTTCATCACCTGGATCTCCTTTGTGCCCCTCTTTGCCAATGTGCACGTGGCCTACCAGCCTGCCGTGCAGATGGGCGCCATCCTCCTCTGTGCCCTGGGTATCCTAGCCACCTTCCACCTGCCCAAGTGCTATCTGCTGCTGCAGCGGCCGGAGCTCAACACCCCTGAGTTCTTCCTGGAAGACAATGCCAGAGCACAGGGcagcagctgggggcaggggaggggagaatcgGGGCAAAAACAAGTGACACCTGATCCAGTGACCTCACCGCAGTGA
- the TAS1R3 gene encoding taste receptor type 1 member 3 isoform X1, whose translation MRCQPPAALCGPRFSSLGLLSALAVKMAVEEINNGSALLPGLHLGYDLFDTCSEPTVAMKPSLMFMAKAGSRNIAAYCNYTRYQPRVLAVIGPHSSELALVTGKFFSFFLVPQVSYGASTDRLSNREIFPSFFRTVPSDQVQVAAMAELLQELGWNWVAAVGSDDEYGRQGLSLFSGLANARGICIAHEGLVPPPPGSLRLGALRGLLRQVNQSSVQVVVLFSSAHAARTLFSYSIRCKLSPKVWVASEAWLTSDLVMTLPGMPGVGTVLGFLQQGAPMPEFPSYVRTRLALAADPAFCASLDAEQPGLEEHVVGPRCPQCDHVTLENLSAGLLHHRTFAAYAAVYGVAQALHNTLRCNASGCPRREPVRPWQLLENMYNVSFRARGLALQFDASGNVNVDYDLKLWVWQDPTPKLRTVGTFKGRLELWRSQMCWHTPGKQPVSQCSRQCKEGQVRRVKGFHSCCYDCVDCKAGSYQRNPDDLLCTQCDQDQWSPDRSTRCFPRKPMFLAWGEPAVLLLLTLLALVLGLALAALGLFLWHSDSPLVQASGGPRACFGLACLGLVCLSVLLFPGQPGPASCLAQQPLFHLPLTGCLSTLFLQAAEIFVGSELPPSWAEKMRGRLRGPWAWLVVLLAMLAEAALCAWHLVAFPPEVVTDWRVLPTEALVHCHVHSWISFGLVHATNAMLAFLCFLGTFLVQSRPGRYNGAHGLTFAMLAYFITWISFVPLFANVHVAYQPAVQMGAILLCALGILATFHLPKCYLLLQRPELNTPEFFLEDNARAQGSSWGQGRGESGQKQVTPDPVTSPQ comes from the exons ATGAGGTGTCAGCCACCCGCAGCCCTGTGTGGCCCCAGGTTCTCGTCTCTGGGCCTGCTCTCGGCACTGGCCGTGAAGATGGCGGTGGAGGAGATCAACAACGGGTCTGCCCTGCTGCCCGGGCTGCACCTGGGCTATGACCTCTTTGACACGTGTTCAGAGCCCACGGTGGCCATGAAGCCCAGCCTCATGTTCATGGCCAAAGCAGGCAGCCGCAACATTGCCGCCTACTGCAATTACACACGGTACCAGCCCCGCGTGCTGGCCGTCATCGGGCCCCACTCATCCGAGCTCGCCCTCGTCACCGGCAAGTTCTTCAGCTTCTTCCTTGTGCCTCAG GTCAGCTACGGCGCCAGCACCGACCGGCTGAGCAACCGGGAGATCTTCCCGTCCTTCTTCCGCACGGTGCCCAGCGACCAAGTGCAGGTGGCGGCCATGGCGGAGCTGCTGCAGGAGCTCGGATGGAACTGGGTGGCGGCGGTGGGTAGTGACGACGAGTATGGCCGGCAGGGCCTGAGCCTCTTCTCCGGCCTGGCCAACGCCAGGGGCATCTGCATCGCGCACGAGGGCCTGGTGCCACCGCCACCAGGCAGCCTGCGGCTGGGCGCCCTACGGGGCCTGCTGCGCCAGGTGAACCAGAGCAGCGTGCAGGTGGTGGTGCTGTTCTCCTCCGCCCACGCGGCCCGCACCCTCTTCAGCTACAGCATCCGCTGCAAGCTCTCACCCAAGGTGTGGGTGGCCAGTGAGGCCTGGCTGACCTCAGACCTGGTCATGACGCTGCCCGGCATGCCTGGGGTGGGCACCGTGCTGGGCTTCCTGCAGCAGGGCGCCCCGATGCCGGAGTTCCCATCCTACGTGCGGACCCGCCTGGCCCTGGCCGCTGACCCTGCCTTCTGCGCCTCGCTGGACGCTGAACAGCCAGGCCTGGAGGAGCACGTGGTGGGGCCACGCTGCCCCCAATGTGACCACGTCACGCTAGAGAACCTGTCTGCGGGGCTGCTGCACCACCGGACCTTCGCTGCCTACGCGGCTGTGTATGGCGTGGCCCAGGCCCTTCACAACACACTGCGCTGCAATGCCTCGGGCTGCCCCAGGCGGGAGCCTGTGCGGCCCTGGCAG CTCCTAGAGAACATGTACAACGTGAGCTTCCGTGCTCGCGGCCTGGCACTGCAGTTCGACGCCAGCGGGAACGTGAATGTTGATTACGACCTGAAACTGTGGGTGTGGCAGGACCCGACGCCCAAGCTGCGCACCGTAGGCACCTTCAAGGGCCGCCTGGAGCTCTGGCGCTCTCAGATGTGCTGGCACACGCCGGGGAAGCAG CCCGTGTCCCAGTGCTCCCGGCAGTGCAAGGAGGGCCAGGTGCGCCGCGTGAAGGGCTTCCACTCTTGCTGTTACGACTGCGTGGACTGCAAGGCGGGCAGTTATCAGCGCAACCCAG ATGACCTCCTCTGCACCCAGTGTGACCAGGACCAGTGGTCCCCAGACCGGAGCACACGCTGCTTCCCCCGCAAGCCCATGTTCCTGGCATGGGGGGAGCCAGCTGTGCTGCTACTGCTCACGCTGCTGGCTCTGGTGCTGGGCCTGGCGCTGGCGGCCCTGGGGCTCTTCCTCTGGCACTCGGACAGCCCGCTGGTTCAGGCCTCAGGTGGGCCACGGGCCTGCTTTGGCCTGGCCTGCCTGGGCCTGgtctgcctcagtgtcctcctgtTCCCTGGCCAGCCGGGCCCTGCCAGCTGCCTGGCCCAGCAGCCACTGTTCCACCTCCCACTCACTGGCTGCCTGAGCACACTTTTCCTGCAAGCGGCCGAGATATTTGTGGGGTCGGAGCTGCCACCAAGCTGGGCTGAGAAGATGCGTGGCCGCCTGCGGGGGCCCTGGGCCTGGCTGGTGGTGCTGCTTGCTATGCTGGCAGAAGCCGCATTGTGTGCCTGGCACCTGGTAGCCTTCCCGCCAGAGGTGGTGACGGACTGGCGGGTGCTGCCCACAGAGGCGCTGGTGCACTGCCACGTGCACTCCTGGATCAGCTTCGGCCTGGTGCATGCCACTAACGCCATGCTGgccttcctctgcttcctgggCACTTTCCTGGTGCAGAGCCGGCCAGGCCGCTACAATGGTGCCCACGGCCTCACCTTTGCCATGCTGGCCTACTTCATCACCTGGATCTCCTTTGTGCCCCTCTTTGCCAATGTGCACGTGGCCTACCAGCCTGCCGTGCAGATGGGCGCCATCCTCCTCTGTGCCCTGGGTATCCTAGCCACCTTCCACCTGCCCAAGTGCTATCTGCTGCTGCAGCGGCCGGAGCTCAACACCCCTGAGTTCTTCCTGGAAGACAATGCCAGAGCACAGGGcagcagctgggggcaggggaggggagaatcgGGGCAAAAACAAGTGACACCTGATCCAGTGACCTCACCGCAGTGA
- the CPTP gene encoding ceramide-1-phosphate transfer protein — protein sequence MGDLESDFNLKVVLVSFKQCLNEKEEVLLDPYLAGWRGLVRFLNSLGAIFSFISKDVTTKLQIMERLCSGPQQEHYSSLQSMVAYEVGNRLVDLERRSQHPDSGCRTVLRLHRALRWLQLFLEGLRTSPEDARTAVLCTDSYNASLAAYHPWIIRRAVTVAFCTLPTREVFLEAMNVGSPEQAVEMLGEALPFIERVYDVSQKLYTEHSLLNLP from the exons ATGGGCGACCTGGAGTCGGACTTCAACCTGAAAGTTGTCTTAGTCAGTTTCAAGCAGTGTCTCAACGAGAAGGAGGAGGTGCTGCTGGATCCCTACCTCGCTGGCTGGAGGGGGCTGGTCAG GTTCCTGAACAGCCTGGGTGCCATCTTCTCCTTCATCTCTAAGGATGTCACCACAAAGCTACAGATCATGGAGCGTCTGTGCAGCGGCCCACAGCAGGAGCACTACAGCAGCCTGCAGTCCATGGTGGCCTACGAGGTGGGCAACCGGCTGGTGGACCTCGAGCGTCGTTCCCAGCACCCCGACTCAGGCTGCCGGACGGTGCTCCGGCTGCACCGCGCCCTGCGCTGGCTGCAGCTCTTCCTGGAAGGTCTGCGCACCAGCCCCGAGGACGCGCGTACTGCCGTGCTCTGCACCGACTCCTACAACGCCTCTCTGGCTGCCTACCACCCCTGGATCATCCGCCGGGCCGTCACCGTGGCCTTCTGTACGTTGCCCACACGCGAGGTCTTCCTGGAGGCCATGAACGTGGGGTCCCCAGAGCAGGCTGTGGAAATGCTGGGCGAGGCCCTGCCCTTCATTGAGCGTGTCTACGATGTCTCCCAGAAACTCTACACTGAGCATTCCCTGCTGAACCTGCCCTGA